One Williamsia phyllosphaerae DNA segment encodes these proteins:
- the ku gene encoding non-homologous end joining protein Ku produces MRSIWKGDLSFGLVNVPVKVYSATESHDRSSHQVDSKDGTRIRYRKVREGTDEEIQFSDIANAYESDSGETVILTKSDLAELPVQRSPEISITGFVPREQIDPIYYDKPYYLEPASKSPKAYVLLRQALADTDRVAVVTFTLRNRTRLAALRVVGNVMTLQTLLWPDEVRQADFPSLEEEPTIRPQELEMAASLIDSMAGDFDPSEHEDTYQLELSKLIEAKADGTEAFPTPEKADSDDDEDSEVADLLAALRASVKSRGGSDESEASEKAPAAKAPAKKAAAKKAPAKKAAAKKTTAKKAPAKKAAERKAG; encoded by the coding sequence ATGCGCTCGATCTGGAAAGGCGATCTGAGCTTTGGCCTGGTGAACGTACCGGTCAAGGTCTATTCGGCGACGGAGAGCCACGACCGCAGCTCGCACCAGGTCGACTCGAAGGACGGCACCCGGATCCGATACCGCAAGGTACGGGAGGGAACCGATGAGGAGATCCAGTTCTCCGACATCGCCAACGCCTACGAGAGCGACAGCGGCGAGACGGTGATCCTCACGAAGTCCGACCTCGCCGAGCTGCCGGTGCAACGCAGCCCCGAGATCTCGATCACCGGGTTCGTCCCGCGCGAGCAGATCGACCCGATCTACTACGACAAGCCGTACTACCTCGAACCGGCGTCCAAGTCGCCCAAGGCCTACGTGTTGTTGCGTCAGGCCCTCGCCGACACCGACCGCGTGGCCGTCGTGACGTTCACCCTGCGCAACCGCACCCGGCTGGCCGCGTTGCGGGTCGTTGGCAACGTGATGACCCTGCAGACACTGCTCTGGCCGGACGAGGTCCGGCAGGCTGACTTCCCGTCGCTCGAGGAGGAGCCGACCATCCGGCCGCAGGAACTCGAGATGGCCGCGTCGTTGATCGACAGCATGGCCGGCGATTTCGATCCGTCCGAACACGAGGACACCTACCAGCTCGAGCTCTCGAAGCTGATCGAGGCGAAAGCCGATGGCACCGAGGCATTCCCGACCCCGGAGAAGGCCGACTCCGACGACGACGAGGACTCCGAGGTCGCCGACCTGCTCGCAGCGCTGCGGGCGTCGGTGAAGAGCCGCGGCGGTTCCGATGAGTCGGAGGCGTCGGAGAAGGCGCCGGCCGCCAAAGCTCCCGCGAAGAAGGCCGCTGCCAAGAAAGCCCCGGCCAAGAAGGCGGCCGCGAAGAAGACCACGGCGAAGAAGGCTCCCGCGAAGAAGGCCGCCGAGCGCAAGGCCGGCTGA
- a CDS encoding FAD:protein FMN transferase yields MTATCTWRIWGLEASLTVTDPHRLGEARSIVDTIVADVDRACSRSRPDAELYGRSIRRGRPTRISPALCTLVDAALDAARASDGAVDPTVGRALVSLGRNRHLATESGRPEQAAHADGTLHVGPADHTVIRRHGDMLVVPEGITLDLDATAKAVAADLAADVIADEIGCGVMVDLGGDIAARGETPVGGWQVTIDDGPDEPRTQIALQGDCAVATSSTLHPRWRHRGRSMHHIIDPATGLPAEERWRTVTVVAGRCVDANTVSTACIVKGAAGADWVAATGLPARLVAADRSIIGCNGWPAPDRLAA; encoded by the coding sequence ATGACCGCCACATGCACCTGGCGGATCTGGGGCCTCGAGGCGTCGCTGACCGTGACCGACCCGCACCGACTGGGCGAGGCACGGTCGATCGTCGACACGATCGTGGCCGACGTCGACCGCGCATGCAGCCGGTCGCGTCCGGATGCCGAGCTCTACGGCAGGTCGATACGTCGCGGACGTCCGACGCGGATCTCACCGGCGCTGTGCACTCTCGTCGACGCGGCCCTCGACGCCGCCCGTGCATCCGACGGCGCGGTGGACCCCACCGTGGGCCGGGCGCTGGTCTCCCTCGGCCGCAACCGGCATCTCGCGACCGAGTCGGGCCGTCCGGAACAGGCCGCCCACGCGGACGGCACGCTGCACGTCGGGCCCGCCGATCACACCGTGATCCGCAGGCACGGTGACATGCTCGTCGTACCCGAGGGCATCACGTTGGACCTGGATGCGACCGCGAAGGCCGTCGCCGCGGATCTCGCCGCCGACGTCATCGCCGACGAGATCGGATGCGGCGTCATGGTGGACCTGGGTGGCGACATCGCCGCCCGGGGCGAGACGCCCGTGGGTGGTTGGCAGGTGACCATCGACGACGGGCCGGACGAACCACGCACCCAGATCGCCCTGCAGGGCGACTGCGCCGTGGCCACCTCGAGCACGCTGCACCCTCGGTGGCGTCACCGCGGTCGGTCTATGCACCACATCATCGATCCCGCCACCGGCCTGCCGGCCGAGGAGCGGTGGCGCACCGTGACCGTGGTCGCCGGACGCTGCGTCGACGCCAACACCGTCAGCACCGCGTGCATCGTCAAGGGCGCGGCGGGGGCGGACTGGGTTGCCGCGACCGGACTTCCGGCCCGCCTGGTCGCGGCGGACCGGTCGATCATCGGGTGCAACGGCTGGCCCGCCCCCGATCGACTCGCGGCCTGA
- a CDS encoding FAD-dependent oxidoreductase, with the protein MSPHQKDWIVVGSGFGGSVAALRLTEKGYDVTVVEKGRRFADTDFAASAWQVGKLLWAPFAGLHGIMAMTPFSHVTVISGVGVGGGSLVYGNTLYVPHSDDFYRHPQWSELADWRSALAPHFDTAKHMLGVTTFAGDGPSETLMHAIADDLGVADRCHPTEVGVFLGEPGVRVPDPYFSGDGPDRAGCIRCGQCMLGCRHNAKNTLEKNYLHMAEKRGARIEPGRTVVDITPIGAPDGSGGYAVTTVRSGSILRRDRRTVTTGGVVMAGGALGTNLLLRTLRDRGSLPRLSDRLGHLVRTNSEAIVAVTAADKTADFRSDIAITTSIHPTDQIHFTNNTYGLGGDAMGLTFGPLTGGRMRLMQFIVATLTRPLRWLSPTRLSGWSRRSVVFTIMQSTDTALRLRRRHRFGRINTALGDGPAPEGDLPIARTIAESALRHMGGYGSTAITESLLARPTTAHILGGAVIADGPEHGVVDRYRRAFGYRNLLITDGSTVPANAGVNPSLTITAMAEEAMSHVPDKAPAAAADAAATPAGTR; encoded by the coding sequence TTGTCGCCGCATCAGAAGGACTGGATCGTCGTCGGTTCCGGTTTCGGTGGGAGCGTCGCGGCGCTACGCCTGACCGAGAAGGGGTACGACGTCACCGTCGTCGAGAAGGGCCGCCGCTTCGCCGACACCGACTTCGCGGCCAGCGCCTGGCAGGTGGGCAAACTGCTCTGGGCGCCGTTCGCGGGGCTGCACGGCATCATGGCGATGACTCCGTTCTCGCACGTCACGGTCATCAGCGGCGTCGGCGTCGGCGGTGGCTCGCTGGTCTACGGGAACACCCTGTACGTCCCGCACTCCGACGACTTCTACCGCCACCCCCAGTGGTCCGAGCTCGCCGACTGGCGTTCTGCGCTCGCCCCGCACTTCGACACCGCCAAACACATGCTGGGCGTCACGACCTTCGCAGGCGACGGTCCGAGCGAGACCCTGATGCACGCGATCGCCGACGACCTCGGCGTCGCGGACCGCTGCCACCCGACTGAGGTCGGAGTCTTCCTCGGCGAGCCGGGCGTCCGAGTCCCCGACCCCTATTTCAGCGGTGACGGACCCGACCGCGCCGGCTGCATCCGTTGCGGTCAGTGCATGCTCGGCTGCCGACACAACGCCAAGAACACCCTCGAGAAGAACTACCTCCACATGGCCGAGAAGCGTGGCGCACGAATCGAACCCGGCCGGACCGTCGTCGACATCACCCCGATCGGGGCGCCCGACGGGTCCGGGGGATACGCCGTGACAACGGTTCGCTCCGGCTCGATTCTGCGGCGTGACCGGCGAACGGTCACCACCGGTGGCGTGGTCATGGCGGGCGGGGCACTGGGGACGAACCTGTTGTTGCGCACCCTGCGAGATCGAGGTTCACTGCCGCGGCTGTCCGACCGGCTCGGACACCTTGTGCGAACCAACAGCGAGGCCATCGTCGCGGTCACCGCGGCCGACAAGACCGCTGACTTCCGCAGCGACATCGCCATCACGACCAGCATCCATCCGACCGATCAGATCCACTTCACCAACAACACCTACGGCCTCGGCGGTGACGCGATGGGCCTCACCTTCGGGCCGCTCACCGGGGGTCGGATGCGTCTGATGCAGTTCATCGTCGCCACGCTGACACGTCCCTTGCGGTGGCTCAGTCCCACCCGGTTGTCCGGCTGGTCGAGGCGATCGGTGGTTTTCACCATCATGCAGAGCACCGACACCGCGTTACGACTCCGACGCCGACATCGGTTCGGCCGCATCAACACCGCACTCGGTGACGGCCCGGCACCCGAGGGCGACCTGCCGATAGCACGGACGATCGCCGAGTCGGCGCTCCGTCACATGGGTGGATACGGTTCGACGGCCATCACGGAGTCGCTGCTGGCCCGACCGACGACTGCCCACATCCTCGGTGGCGCGGTGATCGCGGACGGGCCCGAACACGGTGTGGTCGATCGGTACCGACGCGCCTTCGGCTACCGCAACCTGCTCATCACCGACGGGTCCACCGTTCCCGCCAACGCCGGCGTCAACCCGAGCCTCACCATCACCGCGATGGCGGAGGAGGCGATGTCGCACGTCCCCGACAAAGCCCCCGCGGCAGCGGCCGACGCCGCCGCGACACCGGCGGGGACACGATGA
- a CDS encoding NUDIX hydrolase, translated as MPDTSADAPVIHVSAVVITDTDGRILTVRKRGTSTFMLPGGKFESGESPVDAAVRESAEEVGVIVADASLELLGHFRADAANEPDHVVDAHVYVVAGRFDAAVVLAGVPVSEIDEVRWLDLRHDDAGVPLAPLLTDRVWPALTDRGSATPL; from the coding sequence GTGCCCGACACCTCCGCCGACGCCCCGGTCATCCATGTGTCTGCCGTCGTCATCACCGATACCGACGGTCGGATCCTCACCGTCCGCAAGCGCGGCACCAGCACGTTCATGCTCCCGGGAGGGAAGTTCGAGTCCGGGGAGTCGCCCGTCGACGCGGCCGTGCGGGAGAGCGCCGAGGAGGTCGGTGTGATCGTTGCCGACGCCTCGCTCGAGCTGCTGGGCCACTTCCGCGCCGACGCGGCCAACGAGCCCGACCACGTCGTCGACGCACACGTGTACGTCGTCGCGGGCAGATTCGACGCCGCAGTCGTCCTGGCCGGCGTGCCCGTGTCGGAGATCGACGAGGTCCGCTGGCTGGACCTGCGGCACGACGACGCCGGCGTACCGCTTGCGCCGCTGCTGACCGACCGCGTGTGGCCTGCCCTCACCGACCGGGGCTCCGCGACGCCGCTGTGA
- a CDS encoding AurF N-oxygenase family protein, with amino-acid sequence MDQVSSRLVESSTRSSRNAMAEIDWDLPLDPTMYACRPEWSALYGTEYWDELTTEQRIRLTRYEFASVMTIGIWFEMMLQEMIIRDQRSADYHSSEFQFAMTEVADECRHSLMFALASQKMVGASYHPSRRVARMGKVFMNTAKNEVAYAGILIAEEILDVMQRGSIGDDTVLPMIHTVNEIHVLEESRHMRFAREQVRGSMAGVGRLRRETSAVLVALGAEMIVLNLVRPQAFVDAGLDKHRAVGAMLSNEHRHRMLRSGCVHLMQFLDEVGLLTPSAEKIYRRTHLL; translated from the coding sequence ATGGACCAGGTCTCGAGTCGCCTGGTGGAGTCCTCGACCCGATCGTCGCGCAACGCGATGGCCGAGATCGACTGGGATCTGCCCCTGGATCCGACGATGTACGCGTGTCGCCCGGAGTGGTCGGCGCTCTACGGGACCGAGTACTGGGACGAACTGACCACCGAGCAACGGATCCGTCTGACCCGCTACGAGTTCGCGTCGGTCATGACCATCGGCATCTGGTTCGAGATGATGCTGCAGGAGATGATCATCCGCGACCAGCGGTCGGCCGACTACCACTCGTCGGAGTTCCAGTTCGCGATGACCGAGGTCGCCGACGAGTGCCGACACTCACTCATGTTCGCGCTCGCCTCGCAGAAGATGGTCGGGGCGTCGTACCACCCGTCGCGTCGGGTGGCCCGGATGGGCAAGGTCTTCATGAACACCGCCAAGAACGAGGTCGCGTACGCGGGGATCCTGATCGCCGAGGAGATCCTCGACGTGATGCAGCGCGGGTCCATCGGCGACGACACGGTGCTGCCGATGATCCACACGGTCAACGAGATCCACGTCCTGGAAGAGTCCCGCCACATGCGGTTCGCACGGGAACAGGTCCGGGGGTCGATGGCCGGAGTCGGACGTCTCCGCCGCGAGACCAGTGCGGTGCTCGTCGCCCTCGGCGCCGAGATGATCGTGCTCAATCTCGTTCGCCCGCAGGCGTTCGTCGATGCCGGTCTGGACAAACACCGTGCCGTCGGCGCGATGCTCTCGAACGAGCACCGGCACCGGATGTTGCGGAGCGGTTGCGTGCACCTGATGCAGTTCCTCGACGAGGTCGGTCTGCTGACCCCGTCCGCCGAGAAGATCTACCGGCGCACGCATCTGCTGTAG
- a CDS encoding SDR family NAD(P)-dependent oxidoreductase, whose product MTRRRDPWLRPGRHSVVTGGSSGLGLEISRQLVARGVSVTLLARDESRLAAAAESLRARAASGTEVGTLSVDIGDADGVVGALGTLAGTHPFELLVNSAGIMREGYFETLPATAFTEVMDINFHGTVKVIRAALPHLPHPGGRIVTIASIAGLTGVFGYTPYCAAKHALVGFTDALRFELEPQGLEIHLICPGEFDSPLVAALDATRTPENRAHTLTIPKVDVAQIATQTLDAVDSGREQVIPGRIPALMSAGRRLFPATGRMIGRRKIAAVYRGPRTSRRP is encoded by the coding sequence ATGACGCGGCGTCGCGACCCGTGGTTGCGACCCGGCCGTCATTCGGTGGTCACCGGCGGTTCGTCCGGGCTGGGCCTGGAGATCAGCAGGCAGCTGGTGGCGCGCGGCGTCTCGGTCACCCTGCTCGCCCGCGACGAGTCCCGCTTGGCGGCGGCAGCGGAATCGCTACGGGCACGGGCTGCTTCTGGAACAGAGGTCGGGACGCTTTCGGTCGACATCGGCGACGCGGACGGAGTGGTCGGGGCGCTGGGAACGCTCGCAGGGACCCATCCCTTCGAGCTCCTGGTCAACTCAGCGGGCATCATGCGCGAGGGATACTTCGAGACCCTGCCTGCCACGGCATTCACCGAGGTCATGGACATCAACTTCCACGGCACGGTGAAAGTCATCCGTGCCGCGTTGCCGCACCTTCCCCATCCGGGCGGTCGGATCGTGACCATCGCGTCCATCGCCGGCCTCACCGGGGTCTTCGGTTACACGCCGTACTGCGCGGCGAAGCACGCACTCGTCGGCTTCACCGATGCGCTGCGTTTCGAACTCGAGCCGCAGGGACTCGAAATCCACCTGATCTGCCCAGGCGAGTTCGACTCACCACTGGTGGCCGCCCTCGACGCCACGCGCACCCCGGAGAACCGCGCGCACACGCTGACCATTCCGAAGGTCGATGTCGCCCAGATCGCGACGCAGACCCTCGACGCCGTCGACTCCGGACGTGAGCAGGTGATCCCGGGGCGGATCCCTGCTCTGATGAGCGCCGGTCGGCGACTCTTCCCGGCGACCGGTCGGATGATCGGCCGCCGAAAGATCGCCGCGGTCTACCGGGGTCCGCGGACCAGCAGACGCCCCTGA
- a CDS encoding NADP-dependent oxidoreductase, giving the protein MSSEQQTTRRIVLAARPHGEPKDSDVRFEEAPLPELADGQALLQTLDLSLDPYMRGRMSSAKSYAAPVEIDQTMVGATVSRVLQSTDSAFAPGDIVLGYGGWQTHSVESTSYLRKLDTSSVPASTALGVLGMPGFTAYSGLLTIGAPKEGETVVVAAATGPVGSAVGQIAKIKGARAVGIAGGPDKVAYLTDELGFDAAIDHRADDFADQLKAAVPGGIDVYFENVGGKVFDAVLPRMNTYGRIPVCGLVANYNLTELPDGPDRSGALMGQILSRSLTVRGFIQTEFANDQFDSFLRDASGWVADGSLKYREHVVEGFDNTLDAFRGMLSGKNFGKTVVRIAE; this is encoded by the coding sequence ATGAGCAGCGAGCAGCAGACCACCCGACGGATCGTCCTGGCGGCACGGCCGCACGGCGAACCGAAGGACTCCGACGTCCGATTCGAGGAGGCTCCGCTCCCCGAGCTCGCTGACGGACAGGCGCTGCTGCAGACGCTGGACCTGTCGCTCGACCCGTACATGCGTGGACGGATGAGCTCGGCCAAGTCGTATGCCGCGCCGGTGGAGATCGACCAGACCATGGTCGGTGCGACCGTCTCCCGCGTGCTGCAGTCCACCGACTCCGCCTTCGCGCCCGGCGACATCGTCCTCGGCTACGGCGGCTGGCAGACCCATTCGGTCGAGTCCACCTCCTACCTGCGCAAGCTCGACACCAGTTCGGTGCCCGCGTCGACGGCCCTCGGGGTCCTCGGGATGCCCGGGTTCACCGCCTACTCGGGTCTGCTCACCATCGGGGCGCCGAAGGAGGGCGAGACCGTCGTGGTCGCCGCGGCCACCGGTCCCGTCGGCTCGGCCGTCGGCCAGATCGCGAAGATCAAGGGCGCCCGTGCCGTCGGCATCGCCGGTGGACCGGACAAGGTCGCCTACCTCACCGACGAGCTCGGATTCGACGCCGCCATCGACCACCGCGCCGACGACTTCGCCGACCAGCTCAAGGCGGCGGTCCCCGGTGGTATCGACGTCTACTTCGAGAACGTCGGCGGCAAGGTGTTCGACGCGGTGTTGCCGCGGATGAACACCTACGGTCGGATCCCGGTGTGCGGCCTGGTCGCCAACTACAACCTCACCGAGCTGCCCGACGGGCCCGATCGCAGCGGGGCCCTGATGGGTCAGATCCTCTCTCGGAGCCTCACCGTGCGCGGCTTCATCCAGACCGAGTTCGCGAACGACCAGTTCGACTCGTTCCTGCGCGACGCGTCGGGCTGGGTCGCCGACGGATCGCTGAAGTACCGCGAGCACGTCGTCGAGGGATTCGACAACACCCTCGACGCGTTCCGCGGCATGCTCTCGGGCAAGAACTTCGGCAAGACGGTGGTACGGATCGCCGAGTAG